One region of Cryptosporidium parvum Iowa II chromosome 4, whole genome shotgun sequence genomic DNA includes:
- a CDS encoding 60S ribosomal protein L24 (transcripts identified by EST): protein MSTVKTTIKTDLCSYSEYRIYPGRGRKFVARDGRVSTFLNQKCASLFHQKIRPVKLKWSVGWRRMNKKLTNQGATSKRRNKKTVRLHKAIEGLSLDDIKQKRAQNQSNSGAAQKAALSEAKARQQKKKQSNRK, encoded by the coding sequence ATGTCTACCGTCAAAACCACAATCAAGACGGATCTCTGTTCTTACAGTGAATACCGTATATACCCaggaagaggaagaaaGTTTGTTGCTAGAGATGGAAGAGTCTCCACATTTTTAAACCAAAAATGTGCATCTTTGTTCCACCAAAAAATTAGACCAGTTAAACTTAAATGGTCAGTTGGATGGAGAAGAATGAACAAGAAGTTGACCAATCAAGGAGCAACTTCAAAGagaagaaacaaaaagaCTGTTAGACTTCACAAAGCAATTGAAGGATTGTCTTTGGATGATATTAAACAGAAGAGAGCTCAAAACCAAAGCAATTCTGGTGCTGCTCAAAAGGCTGCTTTGTCTGAAGCTAAGGCTAGAcaacaaaaaaagaagcaATCAAACAGGAAGTAA
- a CDS encoding possible WWE domain, whose translation MKIDEHVFDNYRELSKKDDSYIQCKMHDVSINYCKDHKVDSTNNDSCTNVSPVFDSSISNKQTNFVNESFINSNKKLTPGTVLVGKSEFCDRNYDGELNSPKKKLECSVHWMYRSERGWMPFSERNNVYIESKYRSKIETIVIYPYQIDFISFIQTNLLTGTERRILRCDKNNLSINRDKVNKDLVVIDPLLNLLSLNTSGVIRNIFNFLSSNNNYHRCNTTLQIDRTFAAKPPNGGNLDRKQLIIPRLQIENCKGNLLSDSTINTDSHIEATLSPTGGYMIKSPTKSGINVTNKCRVNACNRVVQSDVASTTNVATNDNEIRDSRRNRSDMSVCFEDCTKEEKKDGQLSSFSPDTGLDDEIKIPRIYFHGVLGSNIPTKNVKLNTDVSPSSSSNTISNSSMSKFGETNKEEGEKSGSKSQSGSKSLFFFTPHKYRKSVGIIVPRILSSKFNNKKTTKNSEKETKNKYVRFNCGLMSPDQSKHTLGGYIGTPRRVNSNSSKEGQSKKKRDLEVSKEVAGSESYSSSPLLDNSSQTLSESANSNSTKTDNLKAFSVKSAFIILNEDAIPFDISENKPVSIFDGGRGIEKVKVTGSGIGVGTGGIVSNNEGAGGYLRVLNSWNRIGKMQNEFFETMSEREFSSQRISMDLNDFEDDKTASDTDARFLVDEDSRKLISLGNFDNNTGKPRPINWWFNHSVRHITVKFNCENNFNNKSTSLEIIPLLKPLLTGYMDDQIPIVRKLLPNNQVSGISTHVLLGLKSLEIIGLKPNKSEFPKISEFCFTELNNIIPISLEELYIVQSIIPISIFSLLLTRFPVPAASTFSFSLICNDDELPNTGLQTIQVINLHLSQNPCSHIKRRNRYGITRGRKHLAYSGDYSTCSHVHLDIFRKYNHVKICPWLAISNFVDEFVLRTPILVKCIIDPHNIMVVPSFNSRNLRDNSRFLYDHKDSQGNYGINNIGELSRGAEFVIMTANLILPLLIIQSHSIQNIIIGGEIDNQSESSSSKNVKKLRVDSIVFSCKYLPFKFFKVRNLDLFLDLNIDKTELGLFIRNNNSKDGIESISFTKVPEGKNQDIKQDSDSYCFQQLYNSIDSWIDEFSTWLDKYVCCDSIEILHVNLYVTSRYLELKVNNNHNSNNSTYRDNSNVYYGIGDKLNGQKSKHFYNGQAITETECLNNGSAISFGSEGSVNAVDCDIAISKNIFNFDPFYQKFSAKSKANHNSLNDVKIKVCISSHLQNFIFDTINLS comes from the coding sequence atgaaaatCGATGAACATgtatttgataattataGAGAACTTAGCAAGAAAGATGATAGTTATATACAGTGCAAAATGCATGATGTATCCATAAATTATTGTAAAGATCATAAAGTTGATTCAACTAACAATGACTCATGCACTAATGTGAGTCCAGTATTTGATTCGAGTATATCTAATAAACAAACAAACTTTGTTAATGAAAGCTTTATAAATTCtaataagaaattaacTCCAGGAACAGTTCTTGTAGGAAAATCAGAGTTTTGTGATAGAAACTATGATGGGGAACTTAATAGTCCTAAAAAAAAGCTCGAATGTTCTGTACACTGGATGTATAGAAGTGAAAGAGGTTGGATGCCCTTTTCAGAAAGAAATAATGTCTACATAGAATCCAAATATAGGAGTAAAATAGAAACAATTGTTATCTACCCCTATCAAATCGATTTTATAAGCTTTATTCAAACGAACCTTTTAACAGGCACTGAAAGACGTATCCTGAGATGCGACAAAAACAACTTGTCGATAAATAGAGATAAAGTAAACAAGGACTTAGTAGTGATTGACCCTCTACTTAATTTGCTATCCCTCAATACATCTGGAGTCATTcgaaatatattcaatttccttagctctaataataattatcataGATGCAACACCACTTTGCAAATCGATCGCACCTTTGCCGCCAAACCCCCAAATGGCGGCAATCTTGATAGAAAGCAATTAATTATACCAAGATTACAAATTGAGAACTGTAAAGGGAATTTATTATCAGATTCAACAATTAATACAGATTCTCATATAGAAGCAACATTATCTCCAACTGGAGGATATATGATTAAATCTCCGACAAAATCTGGAATTAATGTAACAAATAAGTGTAGGGTTAATGCTTGCAACAGAGTAGTGCAAAGTGACGTTGCAAGTACAACAAATGTTGCTACCaatgataatgaaataagAGATAGTAGAAGAAATCGTTCTGACATGTCTGTATGCTTTGAAGATTGCactaaagaagaaaaaaaagatggCCAACTTTCATCTTTTTCCCCAGATACTGGTCTGGATGATGAGATCAAGATTCCTAGAATATACTTTCATGGTGTTCTTGGAAGCAATATCCCGacaaaaaatgttaaaCTAAATACTGATGTATCGccatcatcatcatctaaTACTATTTCGAATAGTTCTATGAGTAAATTTGGCGAGACAAATAAAGAAGAGGGTGAAAAGTCTGGTTCAAAATCTCAGTCTGGATCTAAAagtttattcttttttactCCTCATAAATATAGGAAGAGCGTGGGTATCATCGTTCCCAGGATTTTGTCTTCCAAGTTTAACAATAAGAAAACTACAAAGAATTCAGAGAAGGAAacaaaaaacaaatatgTACGGTTCAATTGTGGATTAATGTCTCCAGACCAATCCAAACATACTTTGGGAGGTTATATAGGTACTCCTAGGAGAGTGAATTCTAACTCTTCAAAAGAAGGTCAATCAAAAAAGAAGCGCGATTTGGAAGTTTCAAAGGAAGTTGCAGGAAGCGAATCCTATAGTAGTAGCCCTTTATTGGATAATTCTAGTCAAACTTTATCTGAAAGTGCGAATTCTAATTCTACCAAAACTGATAATCTTAAAGCATTTTCTGTCAAATCtgcttttattattttgaatgaaGATGCAATTCcttttgatatttctgAAAACAAGCCagtttcaatatttgatgGGGGTAGGGGAATCGAAAAAGTAAAAGTAACAGGATCTGGGATTGGAGTTGGAACTGGAGGAATTGTATCTAATAATGAGGGTGCCGGGGGTTACCTCCGTGTTTTGAATAGCTGGAATAGAATTGGAAAAATgcaaaatgaattttttgaaacaaTGTCAGAAAGGGAATTTAGTAGTCAAAGAATATCTATGGATCTCaatgattttgaagatgataAAACTGCTTCAGATACTGATGCTAGATTTCTAGTTGATGAAGACTCAAGAAAGTTAATTAGCTTGGGAAACTTTGATAATAACACAGGAAAACCTCGACCAATTAATTGGTGGTTTAACCATAGCGTCCGACACATTACCGTTAAGTTTAATTGTGAAAAcaactttaataataaatctacTTCACTTGAAATTATTCCTCTTCTAAAACCACTTCTTACTGGGTATATGGATGACCAAATTCCAATCGTTAGAAAACTACTTCCAAATAACCAAGTTTCTGGAATTTCTACTCATGTTTTGTTAGGACTAAAAAGCCTAGAAATTATTGGCTTAAAGCCAAACAAGTCAGAATTCCCAAAAATCTCCGAATTTTGCTTTACTGAACTCAATAACATCATTCCAATTTCTCTTGAAGAGCTTTATATTGTTCAATCAATTATtccaatttcaatattttctttattattgacACGTTTCCCAGTACCGGCTGCTTCaacattttcattttcactAATTTGTAATGATGATGAACTCCCAAATACAGGTCTTCAAACAATCCAAGTTATAAATTTACACTTATCTCAGAATCCATGTAGTCATATTAAAAGACGTAATAGATATGGAATAACTAGAGGAAGAAAACATTTAGCATATTCTGGAGACTATTCTACTTGCAGTCATGTCCATTTGGATATATTTAGAAAGTACAACCACGTGAAAATTTGTCCATGGCTTgctatttcaaattttgttGATGAATTTGTATTAAGAACTCCTATACTTGTCAAATGTATTATAGATCCACATAATATAATGGTAGTTCCATCATTTAATTCCAGGAATCTCCGAGATAATTCTCGTTTTTTATATGACCATAAGGATTCACAAGGTAACTATGGAATTAACAATATTGGGGAACTTTCAAGAGGAGCAGAGTTTGTGATAATGACAgctaatttaattttaccATTGTTAATTATTCAGTCACAttcaattcaaaatattattattggaggAGAAATTGATAATCAATCTGAATCATCGTCATCTAAGAATGTTAAAAAGCTTAGAGTGGATTCAATAGTATTTTCTTGTAAGTATCTTCCttttaagttttttaaAGTCCGAAACTTGGACTTGTTTttagatttaaatatagaCAAGACCGAATTGGGACTTTTCataagaaataataactcCAAAGATGGGATCGAATCTATCTCTTTTACAAAAGTACCAGAAGGAAAGAATCAGGATATTAAACAAGATTCTGATAGCTACTGTTTTCAGCAACTTTACAACTCAATTGATTCTTGGATTGATGAATTCTCTACTTGGCTAGATAAATATGTATGTTGTGATTCAATAGAAATTCTACATGTTAATTTATATGTTACGTCTAGATACCTTGAAttaaaagttaataataaccATAATAGCAATAATTCTACTTATAGAGATAATAGTAATGTTTATTATGGTATTGGagataaattaaatggTCAAAAATCTAAACATTTTTATAATGGTCAAGCGATTACTGAAACTGAATGCTTAAATAATGGTAGTGCAATCAGTTTTGGATCTGAAGGAAGTGTTAATGCAGTTGATTGTGATATTGCAATATCAAagaatatctttaattttgacCCTTTCTACCAGAAGTTTTCAGCAAAGTCCAAGGCTAATCATAATTCGCTGAATGATGTTAAGATAAAGGTTTGTATTTCTAGTCATCTACAAAACTTTATCTTTGATACTATAAATCTCAGCTAA
- a CDS encoding ADA2 ortholog with a ZZ finger, SANT domain and a SWIRM domain, producing MSGEKENESAPEEAMNLLGEETIHPDGVNLLNTVEISTLSDSSIIKEDLSEIMKKGLEELKEKSGALDQMDDETRVNDLNIIDGKFRCDVCKKDTWDYRIRCAECIEYDLCLDCFCQGKSSNDHKPNHKYIPVGRYTFNLLTENWTAEEELLLMEAVSRYGLGNWSEISKYITEGPAGALTMYQKTQKPGFGSHTADECEKHYNNFYLNSKTKPLPDTRNYLNLIQKTQDIANSPELEAIKQDLNLLNKSGQEKDDSESKITDQSSHKDSSSNSINTENDSKLKQELENPQVKKQPYGRASGGNTGNKTTSTSNGSQSKPSTSVIGYMPLRGDFDVEYDNDAELLLADMEFRDSDTPQEKELKLQILEIYNSKLDERTYRKRFVIERNLLDIKLQQQKEKKRTKDERDLHSFLKPISRFQTEEEQEKLVSLLIEEKRIRNHLQKVQEWCSLGIRTLEEVKRYEEEKKRREDIKCKIINQTQSGNLIAPAGLGLGNIKTVPKSGISTPFVYEGQARAIKKQQKSQISISNPNLPLNTNSSNSSSLPLTNQQSINTISTTSNSNSSSAVPIESYPGASLLTDQEKLFCDQIQLPPIFYILSKRILIQEAKYHLSLNSKTRKGSTNHSSNNNLSGIQDISTNGIPHLSKDEFSRVIRLDAQRAGQLYDFCLSFVDK from the coding sequence ATGTCTggagaaaaagaaaatgaaagtGCTCCAGAGGAGGCTATGAACTTATTAGGTGAGGAAACAATTCATCCTGATGGagtaaatttattaaatactGTTGAGATTTCTACTCTAAGTGATTCATCTATTATCAAAGAAGATTTATCTGAAATTATGAAAAAAGGattagaagaattaaaagaaaagagtGGAGCTCTTGATCAAATGGATGATGAAACCAGAGTTAATGACTTAAACATTATCGATGGAAAATTTAGATGTGATGTATGCAAAAAAGATACATGGGATTATAGAATAAGATGTGCAGAATGTATTGAATATGATCTATGTTTGGATTGTTTCTGTCAAGGAAAGTCAAGTAACGATCATAAACCTAATCATAAATACATTCCTGTAGGAAGATATACATTTAACTTACTAACTGAAAACTGGACAGCAGAAGAGGAACTTCTTTTAATGGAAGCAGTTTCAAGATATGGATTAGGAAACTGGTCTgaaatttccaaatatattactGAAGGTCCAGCTGGAGCTCTAACTATGTACCAAAAGACTCAAAAACCAGGATTTGGAAGTCATACAGCTGACGAATGCGAAAAacattataataatttctatttgaaTAGTAAAACTAAACCTTTACCAGATACTAGAAATTATCTTAATCTTATACAAAAAACCCAAGATATTGCTAATTCTCCAGAATTAGAAGCTATTAAACAAGATCTCAATCTTTTAAACAAATCTGGACAAGAAAAAGATGACTCCGAATCGAAAATTACTGATCAATCATCTCATAAAGATTCATCATCTAACTCTATTAATACAGAAAATGATTCTAAACTCAAAcaagaattagaaaatcCTCAAGTCAAAAAACAACCTTATGGAAGAGCTTCTGGTGGTAATACTGGTAATAAAACTACTAGTACAAGTAATGGAAGCCAATCCAAACCTAGTACTAGCGTTATTGGATATATGCCTTTAAGAGGAGATTTCGATGTCGAATATGATAATGATGCTGAACTTTTATTAGCTGATATGGAGTTTAGAGATTCTGACACTCCTCAAGAAAAAGAACTTAAACTTCAAATACTTGAGATCTATAATTCCAAGCTTGACGAAAGAACATATAGAAAAAGGTTTGTTATTGAACGTAATCTTTTGGATATTAAATTACAACAACAAAAGGAGAAAAAGAGAACCAAGGATGAAAGAGATTTGCACTCATTCTTAAAACCTATTTCTAGATTCCAAACTGAAGAAGAACAAGAAAAGCTTGTTTCTTTActtattgaagaaaaaagaattagaaaTCATCTCCAAAAAGTACAAGAATGGTGCAGTTTAGGAATTCGAACTTTGGAAGAAGTTAAAAGgtatgaagaagaaaagaagagaCGCGAAGATATTAAATGTAAAATCATTAACCAAACTCAATCGGGAAATCTTATTGCTCCTGCTGGACTTGGActtggaaatattaaaactgTTCCTAAATCAGGAATTTCCACTCCTTTTGTATATGAAGGCCAAGCTAGAGCCATTAAGAAACAACAAAAAAGCCAAATCTCTATTTCCAATCCTAATCTTCCTCTTAATACTAACTCTTCTAATTCATCTTCTCTTCCACTTACTAATCAACAGTCCATTAATACTATCTCTACTACATCCAATTCTAATTCTTCATCTGCTGTACCTATTGAAAGTTATCCTGGTGCTTCCTTACTTACTGATCAGGAAAAGCTCTTTTGTGATCAAATACAACTCCCGCCAATTTTCTATATACTCTCTAAGAGAATTCTTATTCAAGAAGCCAAATACCATTTAAGCCTTAATAGTAAAACTAGAAAAGGATCAACTAATCATTCAAGCAATAATAACCTTTCTGGTATACAAGATATCTCAACAAATGGAATACCTCATCTTTCTAAGGATGAATTCTCTAGAGTTATTAGATTAGATGCACAAAGAGCTGGACAACTTTACGATTTTTGTCTATCTTTTGTTGACAAATAA
- a CDS encoding WD repeat containing protein produces the protein MNTGLVTSSDPILSSSWTKYKVFKKLYSGGKVEYDNYSKVLFMLCDGCILAVSIEKGPFVISTIGPYNEDESLGTEHSEEIVTFGYFNKNINNRLILTIGSKGIFRLWKVIIKHDELGILNSVQFEYLRSWKSGQASIAEIEFDSTGQYVSTGGTDGTIQIYDAIGGFTTHNFKAHKSLITKLKFHNKRWLLFSTCVEGFIIIYDLTTNKIIVETNCHYSLIHSFDLFEINSNSNSLGGLVTSGADNMINIWDLDQIPCSDSIGVFNNNTYKDNQGDLNVSNKKRKKDHHSKSEKDMNKFELKPIKQIHTTETAFSLKCTPNELNLKDNGDNDKINHKNSHKVNSKKKCPWIILSGNEKSGLQIWNPIEGSSIKTLSPSSYSSNQSAILYMFLDHQKESLNSRRSANSFLILVTEDRNIVILSYPSLKLFTTFFGNTPDYIQLALFINNDPNNQSCLDSKDNCNVDINDDDDDNNNNNNNSVGTGDHDRDNILSFNDNSKSISCVILDSTETPQIMSLNKYPFYKSTLIGHTSTVLTMDISKCSNIIATGSKDETIRIWSTYNQECLSVLTGHTSLITALSFQKKPFIRGNTSFYLFSASNDNTLKAWNIANVMSKDLSKSCNNESNSIIAIHNVIAHKKEINHINISHNDKLISTCSEDKTIKIWSFPDLKLQGTCKGHLSGVWQSSFSPIEKIVASASSDSTIKIWNLNNFQCTKTLQGHDGSVLQVDFLGNGLQIISCGSDNLIKLWNINTGECIKSFSGHNDRIWTLNLLKESNFTQSSINNNNQKSNQSILNDTGSSSSLQKTRFMVTGGSDSQLILWMDNTKQVEDEKNLQNLKRIEDLNEIDMLFNRKEYINALNLSLGQKLQYKTYLILENLLKPCFNHEELFKTLNSEENSNDTTTQNEINCIKSVVEWIKSLQTQELSTLFTFMLEWITISKTVWISNSLMYIILSKIEANKLYQIEGFVQIVQAFRSYNTKIQVHLSSIYQKSYILDYLFLSNQISQANDPINFNKKGINNQNNLKDQALGLTLDTLFKNQ, from the coding sequence atgaatacaGGTCTTGTAACAAGTAGTGATCCAATACTTTCATCCTCTTGGACAAAATACaaagtttttaaaaaaCTATATTCTGGTGGAAAAGTGGAATatgataattattcaaaagtACTTTTTATGCTTTGTGATGGTTGTATTTTAGCTGTTTCAATAGAAAAAGGCCCATTCGTTATTTCAACAATTGGGCCTTATAACGAAGATGAAAGTTTGGGAACTGAACattctgaagaaattgtcacttttggatattttaataaaaacattaataatagattaATACTTACAATTGGATCAAAAGGAATCTTTCGACTTTGgaaagttattattaaacatGATGAATTAGGAATTCTTAATTCTGTCCAATTTGAGTATTTGAGATCTTGGAAATCTGGTCAAGCTAGCATAGCAGAAATAGAATTTGACTCTACTGGACAATATGTTTCAACTGGTGGTACTGATGGtacaattcaaatatatgaTGCAATTGGAGGATTTACAACACATAATTTTAAGGCTCATAAATCTCTAATTACCAAATTAAAGTTTCATAATAAAAGGTGgcttttattttcaacttGTGTTGAAggatttattatcatttatgATTTAAcaacaaataaaattattgtaGAAACTAATTGTCATTATAGTTTAATCCAttcatttgatttatttgaaattaattcaaatagtAATTCTCTTGGAGGATTAGTTACTTCTGGAGCTGATAAtatgattaatatttgggATCTTGATCAAATACCTTGTTCAGATTCAATTGGagtatttaataataatacttatAAGGATAACCAAGGAGACTTAAATGTTTCCaataagaaaagaaaaaaggaCCATCATTCCAAATCTGAAAAAGACatgaataaatttgagTTAAAACCAATAAAACAAATCCATACAACAGAGACtgcattttctttaaaatgTACCCCAAACGAACTTAATCTTAAAGATAATGgtgataatgataaaattaatcatAAAAATAGTCATAAagttaattcaaaaaagaaatgtCCATGGATTATTTTATCTGGTAATGAAAAATCTGGACTTCAAATTTGGAATCCAATTGAAGGTTCTTCAATTAAAACTTTATCACCAAGCAGCTATTCTTCTAACCAGTCTGCAATTCTATACATGTTTTTAGACCATCAAAAAGAATCATTAAATAGTAGGAGATCAGCAAATAGctttttaattttggtTACTGAAGATAGaaatattgtaattttATCCTATCCAAGtcttaaattatttacaaCATTCTTTGGTAATACTCCTGATTACATCCAATTAGctctttttattaataatgatccAAATAATCAGAGCTGTCTAGATTCAAAAGATAATTGTAATGTTGATATCAATGacgatgatgatgataataataataataataataatagtgtTGGTACCGGTGATCATGATCgtgataatatattatcattCAATGATAATAGCAAATCAATAAGCTGTGTAATTCTAGATAGTACAGAAACTCCACAAATTATgtctttaaataaatatccaTTTTATAAAAGCACTCTAATTGGTCATACAAGTACTGTTTTAACCATGGATATTTCCAAATGCTCCAATATCATTGCAACTGGTAGTAAAGATGAAACTATTCGAATTTGGTCCACTTATAACCAAGAATGTCTTTCAGTACTTACTGGACATACATCATTAATTACTGCATTATCTTTCCAAAAAAAGCCTTTTATACGTGGAAATACCAGCTTCTACTTATTTTCTGCTTCAAATGATAATACTTTAAAGGCTTGGAATATTGCTAATGTAATGTCAAAAGACTTATCAAAATCTTGtaataatgaatcaaattctattattgCTATACATAATGTAATAGCTCataagaaagaaattaaccatattaatatatcccataatgataaattaatttcaacatGTTCTGAGGATAAAACTATCAAAATTTGGTCTTTTCCTGATCTTAAACTTCAAGGAACTTGCAAAGGTCATCTTAGTGGTGTATGGCAATCTAGTTTCTCCccaattgaaaaaattgttGCAAGTGCTTCATCAGATTCTACCATtaaaatttggaatttaaataactttCAATGTACTAAAACTTTACAAGGCCATGATGGTTCAGTTCTACAAGTTGACTTTCTTGGAAATGGTcttcaaattatttcttgtGGATCTGATAATCTTATTAAACTGtggaatattaatactGGTGAATGTATTAAGTCATTTTCTGGACATAATGATCGTATTTGGACATTAAATCTACTTaaagaatcaaattttACCCaatcttcaattaataataataatcaaaaatcCAATCAATCCATATTAAATGATACTGGATCATCATCTAGTTTACAAAAAACTAGATTTATGGTGACTGGTGGATCTGATTCTCAACTTATTCTTTGGATGGATAATACTAAACAAgttgaagatgaaaaaaatcttcaaaatcttaaaagaattgaagatcttaatgaaattgatatgctttttaatagaaaagaGTATATTAATGCTTTAAATCTTTCTCTTGGACAAAAATTACAATATAAAACTTATTTGATTCTTGAAAATCTCTTAAAGCCTTGTTTTAATcatgaagaattatttaaaacaCTCAATTCTGAGGAAAATTCCAATGATACTACTActcaaaatgaaattaattgcATTAAAAGTGTTGTTGAATGGATTAAGAGCTTACAAACTCAAGAATTATCAACTTTATTCACTTTTATGCTAGAATGGATTACGATTTCAAAGACTGTATGGATCTCTAATTCACTCatgtatattattttatcaaaGATTGAAGCCAATAAACTTTATCAAATTGAAGGTTTTGTACAAATTGTGCAAGCATTTAGATCTTATAATACTAAGATCCAAGTTCATTTGTCTTCAATTTATCAGAAATCTTACATTTtagattatttatttctttcaaacCAAATTTCCCAGGCTAATGATCCcattaactttaataaaaaaggaattaataatcaaaataatttaaaagatcAAGCTCTTGGATTGACTTTAGatactttatttaaaaacCAGTAA
- a CDS encoding hypothetical protein (similar to acid phosphatase, signal peptide, duplicated adjacent gene), whose product MKRIVLLLFIIELILNQFVVFGKFRDEYSDLSNKRWKEVTQDKFFIENDQECIINGLCPEYYNFCAEPSVFEKTRKIPKINDSKLYDSMKLIQVQSIIRHGARTPTKYHKCWEGLNQSWNCDELVTTVQAAAFDMRNRTQTLEFSKHYDIRQWENNLNGTCKMGQLILQGYEQHRINGKLLAEAYFKQGENLVTRNGLRIGHNYRDEIYIRSSDMQRTTVSAAALLTSLLEEFVGKEETFKVFQKFPLHTMDIQSDYLFANSNVENITDHLQAALSSKSYFDIVDKHQSLYQELEEKIRTPLLKDLWPGDIMDCIMTTICTRNHNKLPKAFIENNLLNRTISAIEKELSVIYTWNDSILSKSEMSRLLFDVRDYIMDVILFNENKSDEFSNIKRLCSIINQRTNFKGKDSLTNFEYLLNPLCNKYEHYYSLNDGVHIKVPKFILFSGHDTTVIPTLASLEIWDEHWPPYASTFIIEIYNNPILSIEKRQNYDYFDDNEAELVQESLPYYIRLLYNGQVITNRLKECYGEEICHVSLPDILIRENKISYKN is encoded by the coding sequence atgaaaagaattgtattattactttttataattgaattaatactGAATCAATTTGTTGTATTTGGAAAATTCAGGGATGAATATAGTGATTTAAGTAACAAAAGATGGAAAGAAGTTACTCaagataaattttttatagaaaatgatcaagagtgtattattaatggaTTATGTCcagaatattataatttttgtgCAGAGCCAAGCGTATTTGAGAAAACCAGAAAAATCCCCAAAATTAATGACTCAAAATTATATGATTCAATGAAGTTAATTCAAGTTCAATCAATTATAAGACATGGTGCAAGAACTCCAACCAAGTATCATAAATGCTGGGAAGGTTTAAATCAAAGTTGGAATTGTGACGAATTAGTAACAACAGTTCAAGCAGCGGCTTTTGATATGAGAAACAGAACACAAACTTTAGAATTCTCAAAACATTATGATATTAGACAATGGGAAAATAACTTGAATGGAACTTGTAAAATGGGTCAACTAATCTTACAAGGATACGAACAACATCGAATTAATGGAAAACTACTTGCTGAGGCTTATTTTAAACAAGGTGAAAATCTTGTAACAAGAAATGGATTAAGAATTGGTCATAATTATAGAgatgaaatatatattagatCTTCAGATATGCAAAGAACTACAGTTTCTGCTGCTGCATTATTAACCAGTTTATTGGAAGAATTTGTTGGCAAAGAGGAAACttttaaagtatttcaaaaatttccaCTACATACAATGGATATTCAGTCTGATTATTTGTTTGCAAATTCTAATGTAGAAAATATTACAGATCATCTTCAAGCTGCACTAAGTTCTAAGTCTTATTTTGATATTGTAGATAAACATCAAAGTTTATATCaagaattagaagaaaagatTAGAACtccattattaaaagatttatGGCCTGGTGATATTATGGACTGTATTATGACAACTATTTGTACAAGAAATCATAATAAGCTTCCAAAAGCttttatagaaaataatctaCTAAATAGAACTATTTCTGcaatagaaaaagaattatctGTAATATATACTTGGAatgattcaattttatCTAAATCTGAAATGAGcagattattatttgatgtCAGAGATTATATAATGGatgtaatattatttaatgaaaacaaaagtgatgaattttctaatattaagagATTATgttctattattaatcaacGTACAAATTTCAAGGGTAAAGATTCTTTAAccaattttgaatatttacttAATCCATTatgtaataaatatgaacattattattctttaaatgaTGGTGTTCATATTAAAGTACCTAAATTTATCTTATTTTCAGGACATGATACAACTGTTATTCCAACTTTGGCTTCTTTAGAGATTTGGGATGAACATTGGCCACCATATGCTTCAACATTTATCATTGAGATATATAATAATCCAATACTAAGTATAGAAAAAAGACAAAATTATGACTATTTTGATGACAATGAGGCAGAATTAGTTCAAGAATCTCTACCTTATTATATTAGATTGCTTTATAATGGACAAGTTATAACAAATAGATTAAAAGAATGTTATGGAGAAGAAATTTGTCATGTAAGTTTACctgatatattaattagagaaaacaaaatttcatacaaaaattaa